The following coding sequences lie in one Pseudoalteromonas sp. Scap06 genomic window:
- the pgm gene encoding phosphoglucomutase (alpha-D-glucose-1,6-bisphosphate-dependent): MAIHSGAGKTAPQSVLVNVPKLVSAYYLNEPDLEQNPEHCVAFGTSGHRGCAYDVKFNESHILSITQAICDYRKQNDIFGPLFLGKDTHALSEAAFNSAIEVLVANEVQVITQENGDFTPTPVISHAIVSYNKNHPNELADGIVVTPSHNPPEDGGFKYNPPNGGPADTDVTKWIEDRANQLLMEDLVEVELFPFAKASRSGFIRYEDLMTPYINDLENIVNLKAISDAGIKVGIDPLGGSGINFWPVIAKKYNLDLTVVNDSVDPRFAFMPLDKDGKIRMDCSSPYSMANLIALKDDFDLSIGNDPDYDRHGIVTPDGLMNPNHFLAVAIDYLLTHRDWDASVEIGKTLVSSSMIDKVTERNKRKVKEVPVGFKWFVEGLNKGKLAFGGEESAGAAFLRFDGTVWCTDKDGFIMGLLAAEILAVTGKTPSTLYKELEQEFGAPIYKRLDAPATPEQKSRLKALSADDVKADTLAGEPIMQKLTHAPGNNAAIGGLKVVTESGWFAARPSGTEDIYKIYLESFKGEEHLALLEKEAKKLVDSVIS; encoded by the coding sequence ATGGCAATTCATTCCGGCGCAGGGAAAACTGCACCACAATCGGTTTTAGTGAATGTACCAAAGTTAGTGTCTGCGTATTATTTAAATGAGCCTGATCTAGAGCAAAACCCTGAGCATTGTGTTGCCTTTGGCACCTCAGGGCATCGTGGTTGTGCATATGATGTGAAATTTAATGAATCCCACATATTATCAATCACCCAAGCTATTTGTGATTACAGAAAGCAAAACGATATATTTGGCCCATTATTTTTGGGTAAAGACACCCACGCATTAAGCGAAGCCGCCTTTAACTCAGCGATAGAAGTGCTGGTTGCTAACGAAGTGCAAGTGATCACCCAAGAAAATGGCGACTTCACACCAACGCCGGTAATTAGCCACGCTATTGTTAGTTATAATAAAAATCACCCAAATGAATTAGCCGATGGTATTGTTGTTACTCCGTCTCATAATCCTCCTGAAGATGGCGGGTTCAAATATAACCCACCTAATGGCGGCCCTGCAGATACAGATGTAACAAAATGGATTGAAGATAGAGCCAATCAGCTTTTAATGGAAGACTTAGTTGAAGTAGAACTGTTTCCATTTGCTAAAGCGTCGCGTTCTGGTTTTATCCGCTATGAAGATTTAATGACACCGTACATTAATGATCTTGAAAACATTGTTAACTTAAAAGCGATTAGTGATGCTGGTATTAAAGTAGGTATTGATCCATTAGGTGGTTCAGGCATCAACTTTTGGCCAGTGATTGCGAAAAAATACAATCTAGATTTAACCGTTGTAAATGACAGTGTTGATCCGCGTTTTGCATTTATGCCACTTGATAAAGATGGCAAAATTCGTATGGATTGCTCATCACCTTATTCAATGGCGAATTTAATTGCCCTTAAAGATGATTTTGATCTATCGATAGGCAATGACCCAGATTATGACCGTCATGGCATAGTAACACCTGATGGATTAATGAATCCAAATCACTTTTTAGCAGTAGCCATTGATTACTTACTAACGCATCGTGACTGGGATGCCAGCGTTGAAATTGGTAAAACCCTCGTTTCTAGCTCAATGATTGATAAAGTCACTGAGCGTAATAAGCGTAAAGTAAAAGAAGTACCTGTTGGTTTTAAATGGTTTGTTGAGGGGTTAAATAAAGGCAAGTTGGCTTTTGGTGGTGAAGAAAGCGCTGGGGCAGCCTTCTTACGTTTTGATGGCACCGTATGGTGTACAGACAAAGATGGCTTTATCATGGGGCTACTTGCTGCTGAAATTCTTGCAGTTACAGGTAAAACACCGTCTACGTTATATAAAGAACTAGAGCAAGAATTTGGTGCACCAATTTATAAACGTTTAGATGCGCCAGCGACGCCTGAGCAAAAATCACGTTTAAAAGCGCTCAGTGCTGACGATGTTAAAGCCGATACCTTAGCCGGTGAGCCAATTATGCAAAAGCTTACTCATGCGCCAGGTAATAATGCAGCAATTGGTGGATTAAAAGTAGTAACTGAAAGTGGCTGGTTTGCAGCGCGTCCGTCAGGTACTGAAGATATATATAAAATATATCTAGAATCATTTAAAGGCGAAGAGCATTTAGCCTTATTAGAAAAAGAAGCTAAAAAACTGGTTGATTCAGTAATTAGCTAA
- the seqA gene encoding replication initiation negative regulator SeqA codes for MKQIDIDDELYQYIASNTQSIGESASTILRRLLNLSGEKIHTTKSDTDHKNETVSVSNPSEEQQVAAVEQPASVAKPPVNKKNANVFNILNKEELAMQKGVVGRFLFILSAFYRTHKTDFSAVLDIKGRDRVYFATSKEDLVNSGSSMNPKNITDSEYWVMTNSNTTRKKMMLHEVALSLGYSNEQAEKIRDYL; via the coding sequence ATGAAACAAATCGACATAGACGACGAGTTATATCAGTACATTGCTAGCAATACCCAGAGTATTGGTGAAAGTGCATCGACTATTTTACGTCGTTTATTAAATCTCAGCGGCGAAAAAATTCACACTACAAAATCAGACACTGATCATAAAAATGAAACTGTTAGTGTGTCTAATCCATCTGAAGAACAACAAGTTGCTGCCGTTGAACAGCCAGCCTCTGTGGCGAAACCGCCGGTAAATAAAAAGAATGCGAACGTATTTAATATTTTAAATAAAGAAGAGCTGGCAATGCAAAAAGGTGTTGTTGGTCGTTTCTTATTTATATTAAGTGCATTTTACCGAACGCACAAAACTGACTTTTCAGCAGTGCTTGATATCAAAGGCCGCGATCGTGTTTATTTTGCGACCAGTAAAGAAGACTTAGTGAATAGCGGTAGTAGTATGAACCCTAAAAACATCACCGATAGTGAATATTGGGTGATGACTAATTCAAATACTACACGTAAAAAAATGATGCTGCATGAAGTTGCACTTAGCTTGGGCTATAGCAATGAGCAAGCTGAAAAAATTCGTGATTATCTTTAA